The Phormidium sp. PBR-2020 DNA segment ACGCCGGGTTGAGGTAGCCCGTGTCATCGACAAAGAGGGGATAGAGGTTGAGGTAGATGGCCCCCTCCACTTGGGCGATCGCCGCTAAGCGTTCGTTGAGCCGCTCAATCCGTTGGTTAGGGACATCTCGGAGTTTCTCCCGGCCCTCCCAGGTCGCATTCTCACCGCTATGGGGCAAAATCGATTGAATCACCACCTCTGTGTTGGGATGAATCCAGAGAATATCTTTAATGATTCTGCGGTGGTTTTCCAGAATGGTCTCGTCGTCCTCTCCCCGTAGCAAATCATTAATGCCAATCATGACAAAAATTTTATCGGGGCGGGTGTCATCCAACAGGGGCAGTCGCTCATACAGTCCTTGGGAGCCTTCTCCAGAAATCCCTTGATTGAGCCAGGCAACCTCTAGGGGCAGCAGTTCCTCGGGAAAGCTTAAGCTGAGCGAGTCTCCCGCCAACACATAGAGGCGTTCTGGGGAATTGGCGGCGATCGCCTCTGCCTCTTCCCGTAAGCGTTGAACACGCTCCTGATAGGTGCTGCGAGGTAATTCCTCAACTCTCGGTTCAGGGGAAGGAAGCGGAGTGGCCGTAGGTTCAGGTGTGGGCGTTACCTCAACAGTCGCGACAGGATTACCCTCAGGAACCGGGAGCGACTCATCGGCCTGTTCCCGGCCAATCAAAATCATCACGGTGACTAACAAGATGCCATTCGTCGTTAGGGAAAGAATCCCCCAGACGGGGATAGGCTTCGATACTCTAGACACAGGCTGTGATCGCGAGACGGGTGCAACTTTCATTGTGCGTTATTGGTGCCAAGAGGCAACAGTAGACCCCGAAATCGTGATGGTTCAGGAACGTGAGCCTCCGGGAACACTCACAAGAGGCTAAGGAACGGCTCTGTGAACAGAAAAGAACCGGCTTCACGACCTGTGAAACCGGTTGCCAGTGGGGAGAAATCCCCTAAATCTAGCGAAAATGACTACTCGACACCGCTCGGCTTGGACGAAGACATACTGCCCATCGCCGTTTCTTTCAAGAAGCCATGATACGCTTCCATTCCATGTTCGCCGATGTCGAGTCCGTTGAACTCTTCTTCTTCGCCAACACGAATTCCGCCCAGCACCGCAGCGACGGCATACCAGCAGATGAAACTCATCAGAACCGTAAAGCCACCAATGGTCAGAACACCAATCAGTTGAGCGATGAAGTTACCACCGCCGAAGATGCCCACGGCCAGGGTTCCCCAGATACCATTGACGAGGTGAACCGAAATCGCACCCACCGGGTCATCGATCTTCACAACACGGTCAAAGAAAGAGACAGAGAAGACGACCAGAATGCCGCCGATGGCACCAGTGAGAGCCGCTCCCCAGTAGGGCATGACATCACAGCCAGCGGTAATGGCAACCAATCCGGCCAGAATGCCGTTGATGGTCATGGAGAGGTCTGGCTTGCCATCTCGGAACCAAGAGGTAAAGGTTCCGGTCACCCCTCCAGCGGCAGCAGCCAGGTTGGTGGTGACAGCGATATAGGCAATGTTGGAGGTTGCAGCCAA contains these protein-coding regions:
- a CDS encoding GDSL family lipase; protein product: MKVAPVSRSQPVSRVSKPIPVWGILSLTTNGILLVTVMILIGREQADESLPVPEGNPVATVEVTPTPEPTATPLPSPEPRVEELPRSTYQERVQRLREEAEAIAANSPERLYVLAGDSLSLSFPEELLPLEVAWLNQGISGEGSQGLYERLPLLDDTRPDKIFVMIGINDLLRGEDDETILENHRRIIKDILWIHPNTEVVIQSILPHSGENATWEGREKLRDVPNQRIERLNERLAAIAQVEGAIYLNLYPLFVDDTGYLNPAFTTDGLHLNQQGYELWRIALILADTL